One window of Brachybacterium ginsengisoli genomic DNA carries:
- a CDS encoding GNAT family N-acetyltransferase: MTESLTWERTTWGDPRAEVLLAAMDAEISPRYAALRGTAAPPAPPSGEDVDHVLLALVDGVPAATGTLRRLPDRWEVKRLFIAAAHRRRGLAGAVLERLEASARELGAQEVYLQTGNRQPEAIALYERTGWERVEVYSPYDPTDGISICFRKPLTAAVPR; the protein is encoded by the coding sequence ATGACCGAGAGCCTCACCTGGGAGCGCACGACCTGGGGCGATCCTCGCGCCGAGGTCCTGCTCGCGGCGATGGACGCCGAGATCTCCCCGCGCTACGCCGCGCTGCGCGGCACCGCCGCCCCACCCGCCCCGCCGAGCGGGGAGGACGTCGATCACGTGCTGCTGGCGCTCGTGGACGGCGTCCCGGCCGCGACCGGCACGCTACGCCGGCTGCCGGACCGCTGGGAGGTCAAGCGGCTGTTCATCGCCGCCGCCCACCGCCGTCGCGGACTCGCCGGCGCCGTGCTGGAGCGGCTCGAGGCCTCCGCCCGCGAGCTGGGCGCCCAGGAGGTGTACCTCCAGACCGGCAACCGCCAGCCCGAGGCGATCGCGCTCTACGAGCGGACGGGCTGGGAGCGCGTCGAGGTGTACTCCCCTTACGACCCGACCGACGGGATCAGCATCTGCTTCCGCAAGCCGCTCACGGCCGCGGTGCCCCGCTGA
- a CDS encoding energy-coupling factor transporter transmembrane component T family protein, translating into MSAPLLGYIDRPGPLHALSGVSKLMLALSVVIGAMTGFDLRYLLAVSAGSLVLWGISRVRLKDLAVVLWLIALFMVLNNIGIFLFAPGYGAELFGTEHVLLDGPWRWDVTAEQLVYQLAVTAKYFAVLPSVLLFVATTRPPEFASSLARIGVPARFAYAVSLALRYIPDVQREFRTISQAQQARGIDTSRGVGLGTRIRNLSSILMPLLLGTFDRIEQVSAAMELRGFGRKRGRTWLVRTPLRGRDAMVITVAAVLFVAPIVLVVVDGGRFWNPFV; encoded by the coding sequence GTGAGCGCACCGCTGCTGGGCTACATCGACCGCCCCGGCCCCCTCCACGCCCTGTCCGGGGTGTCCAAGCTGATGCTGGCCCTGTCCGTGGTGATCGGGGCGATGACCGGCTTCGACCTGCGCTACCTGCTGGCCGTCTCCGCCGGGTCACTGGTGCTGTGGGGCATCTCCCGGGTGCGGCTGAAGGACCTCGCCGTGGTGCTGTGGCTGATCGCGCTGTTCATGGTCCTGAACAATATCGGGATCTTCCTGTTCGCCCCCGGCTACGGGGCCGAGCTGTTCGGGACCGAGCATGTGCTGCTGGACGGGCCCTGGCGCTGGGACGTGACCGCCGAGCAGCTGGTCTACCAGCTGGCGGTGACCGCGAAGTACTTCGCGGTGCTGCCCTCGGTGCTGCTGTTCGTGGCGACCACGCGCCCGCCGGAGTTCGCCTCGTCGCTGGCCCGGATCGGCGTGCCCGCCCGCTTCGCGTACGCCGTCTCCCTCGCCCTGCGCTACATCCCCGACGTCCAGCGGGAGTTCCGCACCATCTCCCAGGCCCAGCAGGCGCGCGGGATCGACACCTCTCGCGGGGTGGGGCTCGGCACCCGGATCCGGAACCTCTCCTCGATCCTGATGCCGCTGCTGCTGGGCACCTTCGACCGCATCGAGCAGGTCTCCGCGGCGATGGAGCTGCGCGGATTCGGTCGCAAGCGCGGCCGCACCTGGCTGGTGCGCACACCGCTGCGCGGCCGCGACGCGATGGTCATCACCGTCGCGGCGGTGCTGTTCGTGGCGCCGATCGTGCTGGTGGTGGTCGACGGCGGGCGGTTCTGGAACCCGTTCGTGTGA
- a CDS encoding endonuclease/exonuclease/phosphatase family protein: MSLSILTQNIRYHSTETRPGEPDHWAERAPVLASLLREADADVVGTQEVLASQIPVLDEALGATHLRLGIGREGGGRGEHNLLFLRRDRFELLDWDQFWLSEQPALIGSLGWDGHCPRIAVWARVRDRASDAELVIAVTHLDHAGPVAREKGAELLAERLREAAGDAPIVLMGDFNAAGGDSAPWSVLRDAGLGDAHETAAEHVGEDIGTFPDYGEPEVGAVRIDWILAQGLEVEQYAARLHRLEGRAASDHATVTARLRLGRR, from the coding sequence ATGAGCCTGTCGATCCTCACCCAGAACATCCGCTACCACAGCACGGAGACCCGGCCCGGGGAGCCCGATCACTGGGCCGAGCGGGCGCCGGTGCTCGCATCCCTGCTGCGCGAGGCGGACGCCGACGTGGTGGGCACCCAGGAGGTCCTCGCCTCGCAGATCCCCGTGCTCGACGAGGCGCTCGGCGCGACCCATCTGCGGCTCGGCATCGGCCGCGAGGGCGGCGGGCGCGGCGAGCACAACCTGCTGTTCCTGCGCCGGGACCGCTTCGAGCTGCTGGACTGGGACCAGTTCTGGCTCTCGGAGCAGCCGGCCCTCATCGGCTCCCTCGGCTGGGACGGGCACTGCCCCCGCATCGCCGTCTGGGCCCGGGTGCGGGACCGGGCCAGCGACGCGGAGCTGGTGATCGCGGTGACCCACCTCGACCACGCCGGTCCCGTCGCGCGCGAGAAGGGCGCCGAGCTGCTCGCCGAGCGCCTGCGGGAGGCGGCGGGCGATGCACCGATCGTGCTGATGGGCGACTTCAACGCCGCGGGCGGGGACAGCGCCCCCTGGAGCGTGCTGCGGGACGCCGGGCTCGGCGACGCCCACGAGACCGCCGCGGAGCACGTCGGGGAGGACATCGGCACCTTCCCCGACTACGGCGAGCCCGAGGTGGGCGCGGTGCGGATCGACTGGATCCTCGCCCAGGGCCTCGAGGTCGAGCAGTACGCCGCCCGGCTCCACCGCCTCGAGGGACGTGCGGCCAGCGACCACGCGACGGTCACCGCCCGGCTGCGGCTCGGACGCCGCTGA
- a CDS encoding LLM class flavin-dependent oxidoreductase, with the protein MTTPHVPLSLLDLVPISEGMSTREAIDASMEGARAADRLGYERLWYAEHHNTASLASSATSLLIDRAASLTERIRVGSGGIMLPNHSPLAVIEQFGTLVQFHGERIDLGLGRAPGTDQLTAQLLARTSAEPAAFVAAVEQMRAWSQEETGGGLPITAEVARGTEVPMWILGSTANGARLAAQLGMPFSVASHFAPFQYLHALDVYREAFDPDAESAQIEAPRTMVGVNLVIAETDAEAQRQFSTLQQMFLGVVTGQRQKLQPPRPIEEVAAGHLLSQVEQTLSIRAVGSPTTVVRQLEEIVAATGADELILTAYHYDPADRLKGLELLAEAWGL; encoded by the coding sequence ATGACCACCCCTCACGTGCCCCTGTCCCTCCTCGATCTCGTCCCGATCTCCGAGGGGATGAGCACCCGCGAGGCGATCGACGCCTCGATGGAGGGGGCCCGCGCCGCGGACCGCCTGGGCTACGAGCGGCTCTGGTACGCCGAGCACCACAACACCGCGAGCCTCGCCTCGAGTGCGACCTCGCTGCTCATCGACCGCGCCGCCTCGCTCACCGAGCGGATCCGCGTGGGCTCCGGCGGGATCATGCTCCCGAACCACTCCCCGCTCGCGGTGATCGAACAGTTCGGCACGCTCGTGCAGTTCCACGGCGAGCGCATCGACCTGGGCCTGGGCCGCGCGCCCGGCACGGATCAGCTCACCGCCCAGCTGCTGGCCCGCACCTCCGCGGAGCCGGCCGCGTTCGTGGCAGCGGTCGAGCAGATGCGCGCCTGGTCCCAGGAGGAGACCGGCGGCGGCCTGCCGATCACGGCGGAGGTCGCCCGCGGCACCGAGGTGCCGATGTGGATCCTCGGCTCGACCGCCAACGGAGCCCGACTCGCGGCCCAGCTCGGCATGCCCTTCTCCGTCGCCTCGCACTTCGCGCCCTTCCAGTACCTGCACGCACTGGACGTCTACCGCGAGGCCTTCGACCCCGACGCCGAGTCCGCCCAGATCGAGGCTCCGCGCACGATGGTGGGCGTGAACCTCGTGATCGCCGAGACCGACGCGGAGGCGCAGCGGCAGTTCAGCACGCTCCAGCAGATGTTCCTCGGCGTCGTCACCGGGCAGCGGCAGAAGCTCCAGCCGCCGCGGCCGATCGAGGAGGTCGCCGCCGGGCACCTGCTCTCCCAGGTCGAGCAGACCCTCTCGATCCGCGCCGTCGGCTCCCCCACCACCGTGGTGCGCCAGCTCGAGGAGATCGTGGCCGCCACCGGCGCCGACGAGCTGATCCTCACCGCCTACCACTACGACCCGGCGGACCGGCTGAAGGGCCTCGAGCTGCTGGCCGAGGCCTGGGGACTGTGA
- a CDS encoding dipeptide ABC transporter ATP-binding protein yields MSIEKTPAPAEPAAPLLQVDALSVAYGRHEVVHEVSFAVGAGRALALIGESGSGKSTIARAVLRLLGSRRASVEGSIAVQGRELTTLREREFLPLRGRVLGFVPQDPGSSLNPVRTIGAQALEAAALVPGARTRQEREALVVRAFERVGLPDPERLGTVFPHQLSGGQLQRVLIALAILPGPRLLVADEPTSALDVTVQKQILDLLDSLRTELGIGILLITHDLSIAAERADEVVVLREGRVQEAGATAEVFAAPKTAYTRSLQADVPGLNPERWASERAERDARHPIEDAPVQVSLEGVSRTFRSRDRTVTALADISLSIPRGRTHALVGESGSGKSTAARILLGLERADAGTLHVGGRQVVPDDARSLRELRRHLQIVHQNPFTSLDPRFTVERIVREPLERYRVGDRAERHERTRWALAAVDLSEELLGRRPGALSGGQRQRVAIARALALRPNVLVLDEPTSALDVTVQAGILQVLSTLQRDLGLTYLFISHDLGVVRQFADTLTVLRRGEVVESGHVTEVFAAPREEYTRVLMAAVPSRRDHEHGRILPAVTA; encoded by the coding sequence ATGAGCATCGAGAAGACCCCCGCCCCCGCGGAGCCCGCCGCACCGCTCCTGCAGGTCGACGCGCTGAGCGTGGCCTACGGGCGCCACGAGGTGGTCCATGAGGTGTCCTTCGCCGTCGGCGCCGGCCGGGCGCTGGCCCTGATCGGCGAGTCCGGTTCGGGCAAGTCGACGATCGCCCGCGCCGTGCTGCGCCTGCTGGGCTCCCGCCGCGCGAGCGTCGAGGGCTCGATCGCGGTGCAGGGCCGGGAGCTGACCACGCTGCGGGAGCGGGAGTTCCTGCCGCTGCGCGGACGGGTGCTGGGCTTCGTGCCGCAGGATCCCGGCTCCTCCCTGAACCCGGTGCGGACCATCGGCGCGCAGGCGCTCGAGGCCGCGGCCCTGGTGCCCGGCGCGCGCACCCGCCAGGAGCGCGAGGCGCTCGTGGTGCGGGCGTTCGAACGGGTGGGGCTGCCGGATCCGGAGCGCCTCGGCACCGTGTTCCCCCACCAGCTCTCGGGCGGTCAGCTGCAGCGGGTGCTCATCGCGCTCGCGATCCTGCCCGGGCCGCGGCTGCTGGTCGCCGACGAGCCCACCAGCGCCCTGGACGTCACCGTCCAGAAGCAGATCCTGGACCTGCTGGACTCGCTGCGCACCGAGCTGGGCATCGGGATCCTCCTGATCACGCACGATCTCTCGATCGCCGCCGAGCGGGCCGACGAGGTGGTGGTGCTGCGCGAGGGCCGGGTGCAGGAGGCGGGTGCGACCGCCGAGGTGTTCGCCGCCCCGAAGACCGCGTACACCCGCTCCCTGCAGGCCGACGTGCCGGGGCTGAACCCGGAGCGCTGGGCGTCCGAGCGCGCCGAGCGGGACGCCCGCCACCCCATCGAGGACGCCCCCGTGCAGGTCTCGCTCGAGGGGGTCTCGCGCACCTTCCGCTCCCGCGACCGCACGGTGACGGCCCTCGCGGACATCTCCCTGTCGATCCCCCGCGGCCGCACCCATGCGCTGGTCGGCGAGTCCGGCTCCGGCAAGTCCACGGCGGCCCGGATCCTGCTGGGGCTCGAGCGGGCCGACGCCGGCACCCTGCACGTGGGCGGCCGACAGGTGGTGCCCGACGACGCCCGCTCCCTGCGGGAGCTGCGCCGCCACCTGCAGATCGTCCACCAGAACCCCTTCACCTCGCTCGACCCCCGCTTCACGGTGGAGCGCATCGTGCGGGAGCCGCTGGAGCGCTACCGGGTGGGCGACCGCGCCGAGCGCCACGAGCGCACCCGCTGGGCCCTCGCGGCGGTGGACCTCTCCGAGGAGCTGCTGGGCAGGCGCCCCGGCGCGCTCTCCGGCGGACAGCGCCAGCGGGTCGCGATCGCCCGCGCCCTCGCCCTGCGACCCAACGTGCTGGTGCTCGACGAGCCCACCAGCGCCCTGGACGTCACCGTGCAGGCCGGGATCCTCCAGGTGCTCTCCACGCTCCAGCGCGACCTGGGCCTGACCTACCTGTTCATCTCCCACGACCTGGGGGTGGTGCGGCAGTTCGCCGACACCCTCACGGTGCTGCGCCGCGGGGAGGTGGTGGAGTCCGGGCATGTCACCGAGGTGTTCGCCGCGCCCCGCGAGGAGTACACCCGCGTGCTGATGGCCGCCGTGCCGTCCCGGCGGGACCACGAGCACGGCCGGATCCTCCCGGCGGTGACCGCATGA
- a CDS encoding MsnO8 family LLM class oxidoreductase has translation MRLSLLDRTRTREGHSEGEALQHSVERAIAAEELGYHRFWVAEHHAVPGIASGSPAVLLAAIGSRTGLIRLGSGGVMLPNHRPLVVAEQFLMLQALFPGRIDLGLGRSLGYTAPVREALGRLEASQEEFSAEVSAVRDHLAGTAPVTARPRTELPPPIHLLATGSGLATAAQLGLGVVLGGPVLLAEDLPARLDEYRRTFRPDRGSAPHVMLSMDLLVADTDAEARELALPEVWAMVRSRVTGAFPPLEAPAAIQVRDLSAHERTRLEQGLETAWAGSEATIRARVGALKESTAADELLVSGSTHDRSALAASDARLIKLLG, from the coding sequence ATGAGGCTCTCCCTGCTCGACCGCACCCGCACGCGCGAGGGGCACTCGGAGGGCGAGGCCCTGCAGCACTCGGTCGAGCGGGCGATCGCTGCGGAGGAACTGGGGTATCACCGGTTCTGGGTGGCCGAGCACCATGCCGTGCCGGGCATCGCCAGCGGCTCGCCCGCAGTGCTGCTCGCCGCGATCGGTTCGCGCACCGGCCTGATCCGTCTCGGCTCCGGCGGGGTGATGCTCCCCAACCATCGTCCGCTCGTGGTCGCCGAGCAGTTCCTCATGCTCCAGGCGCTCTTCCCCGGCCGTATCGATCTGGGGCTCGGCAGGTCGCTGGGCTACACGGCGCCGGTGCGGGAGGCGCTGGGCCGGCTCGAGGCGAGCCAGGAGGAGTTCTCGGCCGAGGTGAGCGCGGTGCGGGACCACCTCGCGGGCACCGCTCCCGTCACCGCCCGACCCCGGACCGAGCTCCCGCCGCCGATCCACCTGCTCGCCACCGGCTCCGGGCTGGCCACCGCGGCGCAGCTCGGGCTCGGGGTGGTGCTCGGCGGCCCGGTGCTCCTGGCCGAGGACCTCCCCGCACGGCTGGACGAGTACCGCCGCACCTTCCGCCCTGACCGGGGCAGCGCGCCGCACGTCATGCTGTCGATGGACCTGCTGGTGGCGGACACCGACGCCGAAGCCCGCGAGCTGGCCCTGCCGGAGGTCTGGGCGATGGTCCGCTCCCGGGTCACCGGCGCCTTCCCGCCCCTGGAGGCACCGGCCGCGATCCAGGTCCGTGACCTCTCCGCTCACGAGCGCACCCGGCTCGAGCAGGGACTGGAGACCGCGTGGGCCGGCTCCGAGGCGACGATCCGCGCGCGCGTCGGCGCCCTGAAGGAGAGCACCGCGGCCGACGAGCTGCTCGTCTCCGGCTCGACCCACGACCGCTCCGCCCTCGCCGCCTCCGACGCCCGGCTGATCAAGCTGCTGGGCTGA
- a CDS encoding ECF-type riboflavin transporter substrate-binding protein — MTRTSPVTQVVAIGIGAALFFVLGRFAAIPSPVPNTSINIQYAVLAVFAVLYGPLVGALAGFIGHLLIDVTGYGVWISWELASGVFGLVVGALLLRNAIQDGEFSKAFAVRFSLAVVLAHAVAWLVVAPLGDVLFYSEPANKVWVQGILAFSVNTVTTLVLGLLVLSVYARTRTRTGSLTHEQ; from the coding sequence ATGACCCGCACCTCCCCCGTGACCCAGGTGGTCGCGATCGGCATCGGCGCCGCGCTGTTCTTCGTGCTGGGCCGCTTCGCCGCGATCCCCTCGCCCGTCCCCAACACCTCGATCAACATCCAGTACGCGGTACTCGCCGTGTTCGCGGTGCTCTACGGCCCGCTGGTGGGCGCGCTGGCGGGCTTCATCGGCCATCTGCTCATCGACGTCACCGGCTACGGCGTCTGGATCAGCTGGGAGCTCGCCTCGGGCGTCTTCGGCCTGGTCGTGGGCGCGCTCCTGCTGCGCAACGCGATCCAGGACGGCGAGTTCAGCAAGGCCTTCGCCGTGCGTTTCTCCCTCGCGGTGGTGCTCGCCCATGCGGTCGCCTGGCTGGTGGTCGCCCCGCTCGGCGACGTGCTGTTCTACTCCGAGCCGGCGAACAAGGTGTGGGTGCAGGGCATCCTCGCGTTCTCGGTGAACACGGTGACGACCCTCGTGCTCGGCCTGCTCGTGCTGTCCGTCTACGCCCGCACCCGCACCCGCACCGGATCCCTGACGCACGAGCAGTGA
- a CDS encoding SRPBCC family protein, whose product MTYELQESIIVPATPEEVHALVSDVTRTGEWSPQCHRCEWEDERRGRGARFVGHNRTPQREWETVSEVIADVPGEHFGWSVGPGRAEWGYRMRAVDGGTELTEYTRTTAYFEEVFAERYGDRAEEEIQVRQEAARTGIPATLEAIRGVLATG is encoded by the coding sequence ATGACCTACGAGCTCCAGGAATCGATCATCGTGCCCGCCACCCCGGAGGAGGTGCACGCGCTGGTCAGCGACGTCACCCGGACGGGGGAGTGGAGCCCGCAGTGCCACCGCTGCGAGTGGGAGGACGAGCGGCGCGGGCGCGGTGCGCGCTTCGTGGGCCACAACCGCACCCCGCAGCGGGAGTGGGAGACGGTCTCCGAGGTGATCGCGGACGTGCCCGGGGAGCACTTCGGGTGGTCCGTCGGTCCCGGCCGCGCCGAGTGGGGCTACCGGATGCGTGCGGTCGACGGCGGCACCGAGCTCACCGAGTACACGCGCACTACCGCGTACTTCGAGGAGGTCTTCGCCGAGCGGTACGGGGACCGCGCGGAGGAGGAGATCCAGGTGCGCCAGGAGGCCGCGCGCACCGGCATCCCCGCCACTCTCGAGGCGATCCGGGGCGTGCTCGCGACCGGCTGA
- a CDS encoding ABC transporter permease, with the protein MTTAALTPRAARITLERRVPVTVLLAGAVLAVVLLWSLLPGLLTTHDPAAGNPDDKFIAPGAQYWLGTDHLGRDLLTRIIHGSASSMTSALIAVGIGVVLGGLLGLLGGYLGGWVDAVIGRVVEVLLAIPGFLLAVVVVTALGYDTRNAAIATGISAVAVFARLMRAEVLRVRTSVFIEAARVTGGSAAHVLLRHVLPNALRPVLSLAILQFGIAILVIAGLAFLGYGDPPPASDWGLLVADGREHLLHAPWLVIAPGLVIAVVVLSVSRISSWLDQERNR; encoded by the coding sequence ATGACCACTGCCGCCCTGACCCCGCGCGCCGCCCGGATCACTCTCGAGCGCCGGGTGCCCGTGACCGTGCTGCTGGCCGGGGCGGTGCTCGCCGTGGTGCTGCTGTGGTCGCTGCTGCCGGGCCTGCTCACCACCCACGATCCCGCCGCCGGGAACCCCGACGACAAGTTCATCGCCCCCGGTGCCCAGTACTGGCTGGGCACGGACCACCTGGGCCGTGACCTGCTCACCCGGATCATCCACGGCTCCGCCTCGTCGATGACCAGCGCGCTGATCGCGGTGGGCATCGGGGTGGTGCTCGGCGGCCTGCTGGGCCTGCTGGGCGGCTATCTCGGCGGCTGGGTCGACGCGGTGATCGGCCGGGTCGTCGAGGTGCTGCTGGCGATCCCCGGGTTCCTTCTGGCCGTCGTGGTGGTGACCGCGCTCGGCTACGACACCCGCAATGCGGCGATCGCGACCGGGATCTCCGCCGTGGCGGTGTTCGCCCGGCTGATGCGGGCCGAGGTGCTGCGGGTGCGCACGAGCGTGTTCATCGAGGCCGCACGGGTCACCGGCGGCTCCGCGGCGCACGTGCTGCTGCGGCATGTGCTGCCCAATGCGCTGCGCCCGGTGCTCTCGCTCGCGATACTGCAGTTCGGGATCGCGATCCTGGTGATCGCGGGGCTCGCGTTCCTCGGCTACGGCGACCCGCCGCCCGCCTCGGACTGGGGACTGCTCGTCGCCGACGGCCGCGAGCACCTGCTGCACGCCCCCTGGCTCGTGATCGCCCCGGGCCTCGTCATCGCCGTCGTCGTGCTGTCCGTGAGCCGGATCAGCAGCTGGTTGGATCAGGAGAGGAACCGATGA
- a CDS encoding ABC transporter ATP-binding protein has translation MTTPPSPPLIELRGYSFQYRAQSEPTLHDIDLVIRRGEKVLIVGASGSGKSTLLSAINGLIPHHHRGTATGTLRVGGTDPAEVPLVETARVVGTVLQDSNSQFVGLTVAEDIAFSLENQQVPRSEMPERIARAAELAGIGDRLSDSPHELSGGQKQRVAVAGVLVDDVEVLLLDEPLANLDPASGRGAVELIDDLHRDSSRTVVIVEHRLEEVLHRDVDRIVLMDAGRIVADDPPAEILASGLLERHGIRPPLHIAALRYAGVPVRAEQRPARSTDMELDEDQVAAVRRWVADGPGRRDPVAVATGGALDMDQLRCEIPVGPERTRLALAGINARITRGEMVGVLGSNGAGKSTLARVICGFERATGGQLRIGGIDAGGWSLAERGRHVGFVLQEPGQMISQPLVMEEIGLGLRAQGLGEEEITRRTAAVLETCGLRPFRSWPVSALSHGQKKRVTIASVLALEPEVLILDEPTAGQDFAHYTEFMDFLRRIHHAGTTIVLITHDMHLALEYTERVLVLSEGRLLADEHPAVVLTDPELTARADLVTTGLHDLARRCGLADPDLLVRRFVAADRTAREVAP, from the coding sequence GTGACCACTCCGCCGTCCCCACCGCTGATCGAGCTGCGCGGGTACTCCTTCCAGTACCGCGCGCAGTCCGAGCCGACCCTCCACGACATCGACCTGGTGATCCGTCGAGGGGAGAAGGTGCTGATCGTGGGCGCCTCCGGGTCGGGCAAGTCCACGCTGCTCAGCGCGATCAACGGCCTGATCCCCCACCACCATCGGGGCACCGCCACCGGCACCCTCCGGGTGGGCGGGACAGACCCCGCCGAGGTCCCGCTCGTGGAGACCGCGCGCGTGGTGGGGACGGTGCTGCAGGACAGCAACAGCCAGTTCGTGGGGCTCACCGTCGCCGAGGACATCGCCTTCAGCCTCGAGAACCAGCAGGTGCCGCGCAGCGAGATGCCGGAGCGGATCGCACGCGCCGCCGAGCTCGCCGGCATCGGCGACCGGCTCTCCGACTCCCCGCACGAGCTCTCCGGCGGGCAGAAGCAGCGCGTGGCCGTGGCGGGCGTGCTGGTCGACGACGTGGAGGTGCTGCTGCTCGACGAGCCGCTGGCGAACCTCGACCCGGCCAGCGGCCGCGGCGCCGTCGAGCTGATCGACGACCTCCATCGCGACAGCTCCCGCACCGTCGTGATCGTCGAGCACCGGCTCGAGGAGGTGCTGCACCGGGACGTGGACCGGATCGTGCTGATGGACGCGGGGCGCATCGTCGCCGACGACCCGCCCGCGGAGATCCTCGCCTCCGGGCTGCTGGAACGCCACGGCATCCGCCCCCCGCTGCACATCGCCGCCCTGCGCTACGCGGGGGTGCCGGTGCGCGCGGAGCAGCGGCCGGCGCGCAGCACCGACATGGAGCTCGACGAGGACCAGGTCGCGGCCGTGCGCCGCTGGGTCGCCGACGGACCGGGCCGCCGGGATCCCGTCGCAGTCGCCACCGGCGGCGCTCTGGACATGGACCAGCTGCGGTGCGAGATCCCCGTCGGCCCCGAGCGGACCCGACTCGCCCTGGCGGGGATCAACGCACGCATCACGCGCGGCGAGATGGTGGGGGTGCTCGGCTCGAACGGCGCCGGGAAGTCGACCCTGGCCCGGGTGATCTGCGGCTTCGAACGGGCGACCGGAGGGCAGCTCCGCATCGGCGGGATCGACGCCGGCGGATGGAGCCTCGCCGAGCGCGGGCGGCATGTGGGCTTCGTGCTCCAGGAGCCGGGGCAGATGATCTCCCAGCCGCTGGTCATGGAGGAGATCGGCCTGGGCCTGCGGGCGCAGGGCCTCGGCGAGGAGGAGATCACCCGCCGCACCGCCGCCGTCCTCGAGACCTGCGGGCTGCGCCCCTTCCGCTCCTGGCCGGTCTCCGCGCTCAGCCACGGGCAGAAGAAGCGCGTCACGATCGCCTCCGTGCTCGCCCTGGAGCCGGAGGTGCTGATCCTCGACGAGCCCACCGCCGGGCAGGACTTCGCCCACTACACCGAGTTCATGGACTTCCTGCGCCGCATCCACCACGCCGGGACCACGATCGTGCTGATCACGCACGACATGCACCTCGCTCTCGAGTACACCGAGCGCGTGCTGGTGCTCTCCGAGGGCCGTCTGCTGGCCGACGAGCACCCCGCCGTGGTCCTCACCGACCCCGAGCTCACCGCCCGGGCGGACCTGGTCACCACCGGGCTGCACGACCTCGCCCGACGCTGCGGGCTCGCCGACCCGGATCTGCTGGTGCGCCGCTTCGTCGCCGCGGATCGCACGGCGAGGGAGGTGGCTCCGTGA
- a CDS encoding SAM hydrolase/SAM-dependent halogenase family protein, protein MSPLVLQSDFGLDDGAVSAMYGVAVGVSSTLRIHDVTHNIPPYDIWEGSYRLAQVLTYWPEGTVFVSVVDPGVGTERLSIVARTRTGHFVVTPDNGTLTHLEAIFGIAEIREIDETRNRRPGSEESYTFHGRDIYAYTGARLASGATTFEEIGPGVDVSSMVKLPAHAPERQGEKVVGIIDTHDVRYGSLWTSIPRTLFRELGVEHGGRVTVRIQHHGSVVHAAQLTYAHSFAAVEVGESLLYVNSLDRMAIAINRGHYARAFSLGSGASWHVSLDAAR, encoded by the coding sequence ATGAGCCCACTCGTCCTGCAGTCCGACTTCGGCCTCGACGACGGAGCCGTCAGCGCCATGTACGGCGTGGCCGTCGGCGTCTCCTCCACGCTGCGCATCCACGACGTCACCCACAACATCCCTCCCTACGACATCTGGGAGGGCTCCTACCGCCTCGCCCAGGTGCTCACGTACTGGCCGGAGGGCACGGTGTTCGTCTCCGTGGTGGATCCCGGGGTGGGCACCGAACGGCTCTCGATCGTGGCCCGCACCCGCACCGGGCACTTCGTGGTCACCCCGGACAACGGCACCCTCACGCACCTCGAGGCGATCTTCGGCATCGCGGAGATCCGGGAGATCGACGAGACCCGCAACCGCCGCCCCGGCTCCGAGGAGTCGTACACCTTCCACGGCCGGGACATCTACGCCTACACCGGGGCGCGCCTCGCCTCCGGCGCGACCACCTTCGAGGAGATCGGCCCCGGCGTCGACGTCTCCTCGATGGTGAAGCTGCCCGCGCACGCCCCCGAGCGGCAGGGCGAGAAGGTGGTCGGCATCATCGACACCCACGACGTGCGCTACGGCTCGCTGTGGACCTCGATCCCCCGCACCCTCTTCCGCGAGCTGGGCGTGGAGCACGGCGGGCGGGTCACCGTGCGGATCCAGCACCACGGCTCCGTGGTGCACGCCGCCCAGCTCACCTATGCGCACAGCTTCGCGGCGGTCGAGGTGGGCGAGTCGCTGCTGTACGTCAACTCCCTGGACCGCATGGCGATCGCCATCAACCGCGGCCACTACGCCCGCGCGTTCTCCCTGGGCAGCGGCGCCTCCTGGCACGTCAGCCTCGACGCCGCGCGCTGA